The following is a genomic window from Clostridium fungisolvens.
GTAATATCATTTACTTTTTCAACTACATCATTTTCATGTGATTCATCAACAGAAATATTAAATACTGGACCACTACAACCGTAACCTGCAAGGTTTATTCTGATGTTGTAGTTATCAATTTCATTTTCATCTAAGAACCCTTTGAATTCCTCATAAGCTGGTGTGCTTATTGTTATTTTTTCCATAAAAATCACCTACTTGATAATAAATAGTATTTAAAACTTGTTTTCAGTATATACCTATTAATTACTAAATGCAAGTGTTTTGATTTATTATAATGTTTGAATATGTTGGAAAAAATGATACAATATAAATATAAAATATAGAATTGAGGGGACAGCATGATTCCGTTTGAAGAGGAATTTTATATTGATAAACTAAAGATATATCACGACAAGTTAAAAAATACTAAAATTAATAATCTGATTATAAGTGAGAATTATTTAAATAGATTAGAAGGGTATCTTTTTTTAGAAGATGGACTTTCATATAATAATAAATTACAGATACTAGAACTCACTAATGGTGAAAAAAGGTATATGGAGCTTTCGCCTAAGGAAATCCAAGGTTCTTTTGAGGCTATTAAAAAGGTGAGAGGAAAAGTTGGAGTCGTTGGACTTGGAATGGGGTACTTCGTTCAAGAAATATTACAAAAGGAAGAAGTAACTGATATAGTAGTTTATGAAAAGGATAAGGATGTAATCAGTCTTTATGAAGCTAATTTTGGTTCTAATAAAAGAGTTAAATTAATTAATTGTGATGCATTTGAAGCTCACAAAGAAACTTTTGATTTTTTCTACGTAGATATTTATAATTATGAACTTTCAAAAGATGTTGTGAGTCATTTTATTAAATTCAATGAGCTTCATAACATAGAAAATTATTTGTTTTGGGGAATGGAACACTTTTTGTTAAGTTGTAAGGTGGAAGAAATAGCTTGGGTATACATACCAGAGTTATGGATGGGAATGGCAAAAGAT
Proteins encoded in this region:
- a CDS encoding HesB-like protein, whose product is MEKITISTPAYEEFKGFLDENEIDNYNIRINLAGYGCSGPVFNISVDESHENDVVEKVNDITFLVEPNLVDEFGGFIILSTEENDGRGLSLRPIIEPEGGCGTCGGCH